In the Meiothermus cerbereus DSM 11376 genome, TGAGGGCTTGCGAAACCGCATCGGCAGCACTCTTGAAGCGAGTGGAAGCAGCCGGTATGGCCGGAAAGTCGAAGGCCTCACCCACATCCACCAGGAAACGCACAATCTTTAGGGCGTGTTCTTTTTCTTCTGCTGCCTGCCCGTAGAACAGGGTCGCCCATTTGTCCAGGTTCTGCTGGGCAAAGTAGGTTCCGATGGCCAGGTATTGCTGGTGCGCTCCAAGTTCATGGCCGATTTGTTCCTTGAGTTTCTGAGCGAGCTTGCTCGATATAAGCGGTTGTGGGGTATTAGGCATGGTTCAC is a window encoding:
- a CDS encoding ferritin, which produces MPNTPQPLISSKLAQKLKEQIGHELGAHQQYLAIGTYFAQQNLDKWATLFYGQAAEEKEHALKIVRFLVDVGEAFDFPAIPAASTRFKSAADAVSQALKWERSVTEQFQSMAKVALAEGDFVGFQFLQWFLEEQVEEVSSMEKYLALVDSGINLFQAEALLEL